A DNA window from Drosophila biarmipes strain raj3 chromosome 2R, RU_DBia_V1.1, whole genome shotgun sequence contains the following coding sequences:
- the LOC108029613 gene encoding protein FAM8A1, producing MGDKVDERGEKLLGKSTKEAYFASLAEWAKQATIAQNAMIMFPYYLMANYPMFQGPVASAGLQPAALAHPHPAGPSPPPVQGAGAAAAPPGAPAAAPPPAQNFSRLRVLDEAAQQETIQRLGGYEYVVAPFWKRAVAETIDVFILFVLKIIITFGVVNLFDMDFDKDVIRRTLDDEDLFVNFFDISLDFITMSTDLLIIELLTKLTVCCYEALWTFLYNGATPGKSLMKIRIHYVEAVMPLQAPALPQFVLQPQREPMRALLYPAQTPTLMRSFARSLAKNLVMTLLFPICVVMIFFKNNRTAYDIMTKTIVVETDSNAVFRTQVPPQRNR from the coding sequence ATGGGTGACAAAGTGGACGAGAGGGGCGAGAAGCTGCTGGGGAAGTCCACCAAGGAGGCGTACTTTGCCAGCCTTGCAGAATGGGCGAAACAGGCCACCATTGCCCAAAACGCGATGATAATGTTTCCGTACTACCTGATGGCCAACTATCCAATGTTCCAGGGACCGGTCGCCTCCGCTGGCCTCCAACCAGCCGCCTTGGCACATCCCCATCCGGCGGGTCCTTCTCCACCACCGGTTCAGGGCGCAGGAGCGGCTGCTGCACCACCGGGAGCTCCCgcagctgctcctccgccggcACAAAACTTCAGTCGTCTGCGAGTCCTGGACGAGGCGGCGCAGCAGGAAACCATACAGCGACTGGGGGGCTACGAGTACGTGGTGGCCCCCTTCTGGAAGCGCGCCGTGGCGGAGACCATCGACGTGTTTATCCTGTTCGTCCTGAAAATCATCATTACATTCGGGGTAGTCAACCTGTTCGACATGGACTTTGACAAGGACGTCATTCGGCGCACGCTGGACGACGAAGACCTCTTCGTGAACTTCTTCGATATCTCGCTGGACTTTATAACAATGTCCACCGACCTGCTTATTATCGAACTGCTGACGAAGCTCACAGTCTGCTGCTACGAGGCGCTTTGGACGTTCCTGTACAATGGCGCCACGCCAGGCAAGTCCCTGATGAAGATCCGCATCCACTATGTGGAGGCGGTGATGCCGCTGCAGGCACCCGCTCTTCCGCAGTTCGTGCTGCAGCCCCAGAGGGAGCCGATGAGGGCACTGCTCTATCCGGCCCAGACCCCCACGCTCATGCGCTCCTTCGCCCGCTCGCTGGCCAAGAACCTGGTGATGACCCTGCTGTTCCCGATCTGCGTCGTGATGATCTTTTTCAAGAACAACCGCACCGCCTATGACATAATGACCAAGACGATAGTGGTGGAGACCGACTCCAATGCCGTATTCCGCACCCAAGTGCCACCGCAGCGTAACCGCTGA
- the LOC108029602 gene encoding uncharacterized protein LOC108029602 isoform X1 — protein MYLMVAGLQHNYNYYFKPGVAALDLNHRTASDSLPEAMEEEQEAKVPDTACQQMDIFGRKSGRSPSAHPVSRKSQGKPAKRNKNATGNGVSKQPRLATSLEGSKKKDATKKSNTAEPIIYLFALVFIYLLLKAASDINQHYKSQNKGDKRLRRCSLQSYAQIHKQDRRASKVEESPVFRRRHVLGEERSVSVDRYKYTQNEEGGFTKAAPKVQEYHHRVISPLASRPSHPHPFRPGSGDTRFEPHLNRRSSVPISINYQTVHVSGAYPPELARRGSVISLTGQIPDLSGMPGGAVDQKRRVRMINRH, from the exons ATGTATCTCATGGTGGCCGGGTTGCAGCACAACTACAACTACTACTTCAAGCCGGGCGTGGCTGCCCTCGATCTGAACCATCGCACAGCCAGTGACTCCCTGCCAGAGGCCATGGAAGAGGAGCAGGAAGCCAAGGTTCCGGACACAGCTTGCCAGCAGATGGATATTTTCGGCAGGAAATCGGGTCGGAGTCCATCAGCTCATCCAGTTTCCAGAAAATCCCAGGGCAAGCCTGCCAAGCGAAACAAAAATGCCACTGGAAACGGGGTTAGCAAGCAACCTCGTTTGGCCACTTCCCTGGAGGGCAGCAAGAAAAAGGACGCGACCAAGAAAAGCAACACGGCGGAGCCCATTATCTACCTATTCGCCCTGGTGTTCATCTATCTGCTGCTCAAGGCAGCCTCTGACATCAATCAGCACTACAAATCG CAGAACAAAGGGGACAAACGACTGCGCCGCTGCTCTCTGCAATCCTATGCTCAAATCCACAAGCAAGATCGGCGGGCTTCAAAAG TTGAGGAGTCCCCTGTCTTCCGGCGCAGGCATGTCCTCGGTGAAGAGCGTTCCGTGTCGGTGGATCGCTACAAGTACACGCAAAACGAGGAGGGAGGGTTCACAAAGGCGGCTCCGAAGGTTCAGGAATACCATCACCGGGTCATTTCACCCTTGGCCAGCAGGCCAAGTCACCCGCATCCATTTAGGCCGGGTTCAGGAGACACTCGATTTG AGCCACACCTTAACCGACGCTCTTCGGTCCCGATCAGCATTAACTATCAAACGGTTCACGTGTCAGGGGCATATCCACCCGAACTGGCAAGACGCGGCTCGGTGATAAGCCTCACTGGTCAGATTCCAGACCTTAGTGGCATGCCCGGCGGAGCTGTTGACCAAAAACGCCGCGTCCGAATGATCAATCGTCATTAA
- the LOC108029602 gene encoding uncharacterized protein LOC108029602 isoform X2 encodes MYLMVAGLQHNYNYYFKPGVAALDLNHRTASDSLPEAMEEEQEAKVPDTACQQMDIFGRKSGRSPSAHPVSRKSQGKPAKRNKNATGNGVSKQPRLATSLEGSKKKDATKKSNTAEPIIYLFALVFIYLLLKAASDINQHYKSNKGDKRLRRCSLQSYAQIHKQDRRASKVEESPVFRRRHVLGEERSVSVDRYKYTQNEEGGFTKAAPKVQEYHHRVISPLASRPSHPHPFRPGSGDTRFEPHLNRRSSVPISINYQTVHVSGAYPPELARRGSVISLTGQIPDLSGMPGGAVDQKRRVRMINRH; translated from the exons ATGTATCTCATGGTGGCCGGGTTGCAGCACAACTACAACTACTACTTCAAGCCGGGCGTGGCTGCCCTCGATCTGAACCATCGCACAGCCAGTGACTCCCTGCCAGAGGCCATGGAAGAGGAGCAGGAAGCCAAGGTTCCGGACACAGCTTGCCAGCAGATGGATATTTTCGGCAGGAAATCGGGTCGGAGTCCATCAGCTCATCCAGTTTCCAGAAAATCCCAGGGCAAGCCTGCCAAGCGAAACAAAAATGCCACTGGAAACGGGGTTAGCAAGCAACCTCGTTTGGCCACTTCCCTGGAGGGCAGCAAGAAAAAGGACGCGACCAAGAAAAGCAACACGGCGGAGCCCATTATCTACCTATTCGCCCTGGTGTTCATCTATCTGCTGCTCAAGGCAGCCTCTGACATCAATCAGCACTACAAATCG AACAAAGGGGACAAACGACTGCGCCGCTGCTCTCTGCAATCCTATGCTCAAATCCACAAGCAAGATCGGCGGGCTTCAAAAG TTGAGGAGTCCCCTGTCTTCCGGCGCAGGCATGTCCTCGGTGAAGAGCGTTCCGTGTCGGTGGATCGCTACAAGTACACGCAAAACGAGGAGGGAGGGTTCACAAAGGCGGCTCCGAAGGTTCAGGAATACCATCACCGGGTCATTTCACCCTTGGCCAGCAGGCCAAGTCACCCGCATCCATTTAGGCCGGGTTCAGGAGACACTCGATTTG AGCCACACCTTAACCGACGCTCTTCGGTCCCGATCAGCATTAACTATCAAACGGTTCACGTGTCAGGGGCATATCCACCCGAACTGGCAAGACGCGGCTCGGTGATAAGCCTCACTGGTCAGATTCCAGACCTTAGTGGCATGCCCGGCGGAGCTGTTGACCAAAAACGCCGCGTCCGAATGATCAATCGTCATTAA
- the LOC108029615 gene encoding aminoacyl tRNA synthase complex-interacting multifunctional protein 1, translating to MLRKTATTVGSACKNYGLNCTKFAKNRRAMTDLQQIASNNERAEALINSIEAEISGIQQQLVERQKQELIRENAALAKEVEAALAQLVQLELRNGKKQIPVPGSRGFCTSAAPVSPPAEVTSAPTPQAPKPTKEPKEKKIKEKKPAVEKPAAAPEAPVDVGRLDLRVGKIVEVGRHPDADSLYLEKIDCGEAAPRTVVSGLVKFVPLEEMQNRLVVVMCNLKPAKMRGVTSEAMVMCASTPDKVEVLSPPAGAVPGDLVHCEGYPRQPDAQLNPKKKIFEACAPDLKTNADLVACYKGAALHVPGKGNVVAQTLKNVNVK from the exons ATGCTGCGTAAGACTGCCACGACTGTGGGATCCGCATGTAAGAACTACGGCCTGAATTGCACAAAATTCGCGAAAAACCGGAGAGCCATGACCGACCTGCAGCAGATTGCGAGCAACAACGAGCGCGCCGAAGCGCTGATCAACTCCATTGAAGCCGAG ATTTCCGGCATCCAGCAACAACTTGTGGAGCGCCAGAAGCAGGAGCTGATTAGGGAGAACGCCGCACTGGCCAAGGAAGTAGAGGCCGCCCTGGCCCAACTGGTGCAGCTGGAACTGCGAAACGGCAAGAAACAGATTCCGGTGCCTGGGTCCCGAGGATTCTGCACAAGTGCGGCGCCCGTGTCCCCGCCGGCAGAGGTTACATCTGCTCCCACTCCGCAGGCTCCCAAGCCGACCAAGGAGCCCAAGGAAAAGAAGATCAAGGAGAAGAAACCGGCCGTTGAGAAGCCCGCCGCTGCTCCAGAGGCTCCCGTTGACGTGGGCCGCCTGGATCTGCGCGTGGGCAAAATCGTAGAGGTGGGTCGCCATCCCGACGCCGACAGCCTGTATCTGGAGAAGATCGACTGTGGCGAGGCGGCTCCACGCACTGTGGTTTCCGGCCTGGTAAAGTTCGTGCCGCTGGAAGAGATGCAGAACCGTCTGGTGGTGGTCATGTGCAACCTGAAGCCGGCCAAGATGCGTGGCGTCACCTCGGAGGCGATGGTCATGTGCGCCTCAACGCCGGACAAAGTGGAAGTGCTTAGTCCGCCCGCCGGAGCCGTTCCCGGAGATCTGGTCCACTGTGAGGGCTATCCACGCCAGCCGGACGCCCAACTCAACCCCAAGAAGAAGATCTTCGAGGCGTGCGCCCCGGATCTGAAGACCAACGCCGACCTGGTGGCCTGCTACAAGGGCGCCGCTCTGCATGTTCCCGGCAAGGGCAACGTGGTGGCCCAAACCCTGAAGAACGTCAATGTTAAGTAA
- the LOC108029601 gene encoding stromal membrane-associated protein 2, with protein sequence MSSSNAGQRTKLIQEKCQTLLTQMLRDEDNKYCVDCDAKGPRWASWNLGMFLCIRCAGIHRNLGVHISRVKSVNLDTWTPEQVISLQQMGNSRARAVYEAQLPDGFRRPQTDTALENFIRAKYEHKKYLAREWVPPSPPKVDWAKEIDEELERQKRKKKTTQAQATLGLGGVSSGADKRLSGATGSTMKNAPLPAPLPKPKPNQVGGCSPKTTQRVQLNSSGASSAGESDLLGLSSPTKPIAATSASQDLHNESFTSFLSAESITGQPEKPNGSNGDVANLMGSKPNSLAQEEQDFFNQGSLGASGSEKDQSGKMSKDSILALYGNAPAAHNPQMNFGGFTGMAPGGYMHQQQQQQIPHQFMTPPNSVSMYNSPVMAAPNAFSNAPISSATAMSMGGSHAFGGGQFPSTGGSPYAAGGQGVTTNLMQTNQSILSGMPLFGAVQQQQQQQQHQQHHPQLGGLSMNLMQPLPSGLNMGQPQGSGGFNSAGPTTSSVPSNLNQQFGNLNIGNVWQ encoded by the exons ATGAGCTCCTCGAATGCGGGACAGCGCACCAAGCTGATACAGGAGAAATGCCAAACCCTCCTCACGCAGATGCTCCGCGACGAAGATAACAAATACTGCGTGGACTGCGATGCCAAGG GTCCGCGTTGGGCCTCCTGGAATCTGGGCATGTTCCTCTGCATCCGCTGCGCCGGCATCCATCGCAATCTCGGCGTGCACATATCGCGCGTCAAGTCCGTCAACCTGGACACCTGGACGCCGGAGCAGGTGATCTCCCTGCAGCAGATGGGCAATTCGCGAGCACGCGCCGTCTACGAGGCGCAGCTGCCGGACGGTTTCCGTCGCCCACAGACGGACACAGCGCTGGAGAACTTCATTCGGGCCAAGTACGAGCACAAGAAGTACTTGGCCCGCGAGTGGGTACCGCCCTCACCGCCCAAAGTAGACTGGGCCAAGGAGATCGACGAGGAGCTGGAGCGCCAGAAGCGGAAGAAAAAAACCACCCAGGCCCAGGCCACCTTGGGTCTCGGTGGAGTGTCCAGCGGCGCAGACAAACGTTTGTCGGGAGCCACTGGCTCGACCATGAAAAACGCCCCCCTGCCCGCACCGCTGCCCAAGCCGAAGCCCAATCAGGTCGGCGGCTGCAGCCCCAAAACGACGCAGCGCGTCCAGTTGAACAGCAGCGGCGCCAGCAGTGCCGGCGAAAGCGACCTCTTGGGTCTGTCCTCGCCCACCAAGCCCATTGCCGCGACCAGTGCCAGCCAAGACCTGCATAACGAAAGTTTCACCAGCTTTCTCAGCGCCGAATCGATTACCGGACAGCCGGAAAAGCCGAACGGCAGCAACGGTGACGTCGCCAACTTGATGGGCTCTAAGCCCAATTCGCTGGCTCAAGAGGAGCAGGACTTCTTCAATCAGGGCTCACTAGGCGCCTCCGGCAGCGAGAAGGACCAGTCCGGCAAGATGTCCAAGGACAGCATCCTGGCTTTGTATGGCAACGCGCCGGCTGCCCACAATCCCCAGATGAACTTCGGCGGTTTCACGGGCATGGCCCCAGGCGGCTACatgcatcagcagcagcagcagcagatacCCCACCAGTTCATGACGCCTCCGAACTCGGTGAGCATGTACAATTCGCCAGTTATGGCTGCGCCGAATGCGTTCAGCAACGCACCAATTAGCAGTGCCACCGCCATGAGCATGGGTGGCTCCCACGCCTTCGGTGGGGGCCAATTTCCCAGCACCGGCGGCAGTCCCTATGCTGCCGGAGGCCAGGGAGTTACGACGAATCTTATGCAGACGAACCAGAGCATTCTCAGTGGGATGCCGCTGTTTGGAGCggtgcagcaacagcagcagcagcagcaacatcagcaacatcACCCACAGCTTGGCGGCCTATCCATGAACCTGATGCAGCCCCTGCCCAGTGGTCTGAACATGGGCCAGCCGCAGGGATCGGGCGGATTTAACTCCGCCGGCCCCACCACTTCCTCAGTCCCATCAAATCTGAACCAACAATTTGGAAACCTTAATATCGGTAATGTCTGGCAATAA
- the LOC108029600 gene encoding serendipity locus protein alpha: MEVLRKKLEACLLILNRSSAGDANWLNDLCAELLEYATLVHSSLCSQKRNESSELVCLCLSQILTCIRQVENTMKLTCGTSLSVSHQYSYFLDRIRWCLKRLLHIHSEGSNGDAVAPERSFIDLVDSSLDTLALFTSHNEENSVRSDCPKSTQEVLPVSQKLRANIDLILSQSLGFANVALSQDKPALSALCQKVIRECNAFQEECKVPNPSYQSILKLRAMTLEQALCQLEDFINDALLRLVFTCFLDFDKFSVDKIRAMLRNSSEDDAMSDEFIADFDVNIDRATQIGIFAISFAPNLRMKTMMRSCLASFESLDTSLIPSLQAHGSELLSDILEQHFNEEVAKFKAALQEIIDSRALLGCCLEILTAGISATEKLFEKQRLEDLAQISLMLVEHFQLEVNRKVLADTTEKVGEEYYQQFIRILRECMAILMCASQVEPQRVLKRFKILRTILRKLHGCLSIGQQEEKLPNTLVNLLVDETSDKKIDNGDLTQFTGLTTRRGGSILYDTGRRIRVNRIKDPKLTINNLDIKSEKAKSSGNVLRRESLRTVMFKRQNIAESRKLYTTISNQSTDLEITDILEQLTGMSNGYFEC; this comes from the exons ATGGAAGTTTTAAGGAAGAAATTGGAGGCCTGTCTGCTTATATTAAACAGGAGCAGTGCAGGAGATGCAAATTGGTTGAAT GATCTGTGCGCCGAGCTATTGGAATACGCCACCTTGGTCCACAGCTCATTGTGCTCCCAAAAGCGGAACGAATCCTCGGAGCTGGTCTGCCTCTGCCTGAGCCAGATTCTTACCTGCATTCGCCAGGTGGAAAACACCATGAAACTGACATGCGGCACCTCCCTTTCG GTCAGCCATCAGTATTCGTACTTCTTGGACCGCATCCGGTGGTGTCTCAAACGCCTGTTGCATATCCACAGCGAGGGCTCGAACGGGGATGCAGTTGCTCCGGAACGCTCATTCATAGATCTGGTAGATTCTTCCCTGGACACTTTGGCTCTGTTCACCTCCCACAATGAGGAAAACTCTGTCCGCTCGGATTGCCCGAAATCAACTCAGGAAGTCCTTCCCGTCAGTCAAAAGTTGCGCGCCAACATAGATTTGATCTTGAGTCAATCCCTGGGATTCGCTAACGTGGCTTTGTCGCAGGACAAACCAGCTCTTAGTGCCTTGTGCCAGAAG GTAATCCGCGAGTGCAATGCCTTTCAAGAGGAGTGCAAGGTGCCCAATCCGTCCTACCAGTCCATACTCAAGCTAAGAGCCATGACTTTGGAGCAGGCGCTTTGCCAATTGGAGGACTTTATCAACGATGCATTGCTCCGTCTGGTATTCACCTGTTTTCTGGACTTTGACAAGTTTTCAGTGGACAAAATAAGAGCCATGCTGAGGAACAGCTCGGAAGATGATGCCATGTCCGATGAATTTATAGCCGACTTTGATGTGAACATCGATCGGGCCACTCAGATAGGCATATTTGCCATTTCCTTTGCCCCGAACTTGAGAA TGAAAACCATGATGCGCAGTTGCTTGGCCTCCTTTGAGTCTCTGGACACCAGTTTGATACCTTCCCTGCAGGCCCATGGTTCAGAACTGCTCTCGGACATCCTGGAGCAGCACTTTAACGAGGAGGTGGCCAAGTTCAAGGCGGCGCTCCAGGAGATTATAGACAGCCGCGCCCTCCTTGGTTGCTGCTTGGAGATACTGACCGCAGGAATTAGTGCCACCGAGAAGCTGTTTGAAAAGCAGCGCTTGGAGGACTTGGCCCAAATTTCCTTGATGTTAGTCGAGCACTTTCAACTGGAGGTCAACCGAAAGGTGCTGGCCGACACGACGGAGAAAGTGGGAGAGGAGTACTACCAGCAGTTCATCCGAATACTGCGCGAGTGCATGGCCATTTTGATGTGCGCATCCCAGGTGGAGCCGCAGCGAGTACTCAAGCGCTTCAAAATCCTGCGCACGATCTTGCGCAAGCTGCACGGCTGCCTAAGCATTGGACAGCAAGAAGAAAAGCTTCCTAATACTCTCGTAAACCTTTTAGTGGATGAGACTAGCGACAAAAAGATCGATAATGGGGATTTAACACAGTTCACTGGCCTGACAACACGCCGAGGAGGCAGTATTCTCTACGACACAGGGCGTAGGATTAGAGTAAACAGAATTAAGGACCCTAAGCTTACCATAAATAACTTGGACATTAAATCGGAAAAAGCCAAATCTAGTGGAAATGTTTTGAGAA GAGAAAGTTTACGAACTGTTATGTTCAAGCGCCAAAACATAGCTGAAAGCAGAAAACTCTACACCACGATTAGCAATCAGTCTACAGATCTGGAAATCACAG ATATACTAGAGCAGCTCACAGGAATGTCCAATGGGTACTTCGAGTGCTGA